One window of Nocardioides dongkuii genomic DNA carries:
- a CDS encoding FAD-dependent oxidoreductase: MSTTATGFPHLLRPGRIGSMTTRNRIVMSPMETMYGTPDGLPSERTVAYVAERAAGGVGLITLGATGIDHRHPETPGGLHIGTAESVPAHRRLVEAVHAHGARIQPQVVHAGPDGLGPEMHGATSLGPSVIASYLTGRPSTEMTKAQIAELLDGYRAAVTRVAEAGYDGLELHAAHGYMMIGSFLAPHRNRRTDRYRGSSPEGRLRLLLEVLAAVRAEVDLPVTLRISGYERVAGGRPVWETAGAAPVLVEAGVAAFHVSGGVIDRLVTRMVNGADDGDGLNVGAAAAVRQVVDVPVIAVGRLHDPALAERVLAEGRADFVAMARPLLADPDLPRRLATGQADRVRRCISCENCIDSLEERLAVDCAVNARTGRELELLPGPAARPRHVVVVGGGPAGLEAARVAAGRGHRVTLLERSRRLGGALVWASVVHPENEPFLTWLLAEVARAGVDVRRGVEATPDVVAALSPDAVLVATGARIEVPDLPGADLPHVRRGVDLRERLAGLPGQGLLRPGLLRGASRAWLPVGRRVAIVGGDLVAVELAEFLAGRGRLVTVLEPGDVLAPEVGWKRRTEHMDRLDRLGVTAHAGAVTERVVPGGLVFRPAGGTARELRADTVLLAGEARPDLALHDALAARLPGVPLTPLGDCTGLGLIRGAVESAARAAHAL; the protein is encoded by the coding sequence GTGAGCACCACCGCCACCGGGTTCCCGCACCTGCTGCGACCGGGCCGGATCGGGTCGATGACGACCCGCAACCGGATCGTGATGTCCCCGATGGAGACGATGTACGGCACGCCCGACGGGCTGCCGTCCGAGCGCACCGTGGCGTACGTCGCCGAGCGCGCCGCCGGCGGGGTCGGCCTGATCACCCTCGGCGCGACCGGGATCGACCACCGCCACCCCGAGACGCCCGGCGGCCTGCACATCGGCACCGCGGAGTCGGTCCCCGCGCACCGCCGGCTGGTGGAGGCGGTGCACGCGCACGGCGCGCGGATCCAGCCCCAGGTGGTGCACGCCGGGCCGGACGGGCTCGGCCCCGAGATGCACGGCGCGACGTCCCTGGGTCCGTCGGTGATCGCGTCGTACCTCACCGGCCGGCCGTCCACGGAGATGACCAAGGCCCAGATCGCCGAGCTGCTCGACGGCTACCGGGCGGCGGTGACCCGCGTCGCGGAGGCGGGGTACGACGGCCTCGAGCTGCACGCCGCGCACGGCTACATGATGATCGGCTCCTTCCTCGCCCCGCACCGCAACCGGCGCACCGACCGCTACCGCGGGAGCTCGCCGGAGGGCCGGCTGCGGCTGCTGCTGGAGGTGCTGGCGGCGGTCCGGGCCGAGGTCGACCTGCCGGTGACGCTGCGGATCTCCGGGTACGAGCGGGTCGCCGGCGGCCGGCCGGTCTGGGAGACCGCCGGGGCGGCGCCGGTGCTGGTCGAGGCGGGCGTCGCGGCGTTCCACGTGAGCGGCGGGGTGATCGACCGGCTGGTGACCCGGATGGTCAACGGCGCCGACGACGGCGACGGCCTCAACGTCGGCGCCGCGGCGGCGGTGCGCCAGGTCGTGGACGTGCCGGTGATCGCGGTCGGGCGGCTGCACGACCCGGCGCTGGCGGAGCGGGTGCTCGCCGAGGGGCGGGCGGACTTCGTGGCCATGGCCCGGCCGCTCCTCGCCGACCCGGACCTGCCGCGCCGGCTCGCCACCGGGCAGGCCGACCGGGTCCGGCGCTGCATCTCCTGCGAGAACTGCATCGACTCCCTAGAGGAGCGGCTCGCCGTCGACTGCGCGGTCAACGCGCGCACCGGGCGGGAGCTGGAGCTGCTGCCGGGACCGGCGGCCCGGCCCCGCCACGTGGTCGTCGTCGGCGGCGGGCCGGCCGGGCTGGAGGCGGCCCGGGTCGCGGCCGGGCGCGGGCACCGGGTGACCCTGCTCGAGCGGTCCCGCCGGCTCGGGGGCGCGCTGGTCTGGGCCTCGGTCGTGCACCCCGAGAACGAGCCGTTCCTGACCTGGCTGCTCGCCGAGGTCGCGCGCGCCGGGGTCGACGTACGCCGGGGGGTCGAGGCGACGCCGGACGTGGTCGCGGCGCTGTCCCCGGACGCGGTCCTGGTGGCGACCGGCGCGCGGATCGAGGTGCCGGACCTGCCCGGCGCCGACCTGCCCCACGTACGCCGGGGGGTGGACCTGCGCGAGCGGCTCGCCGGGCTGCCGGGCCAGGGGCTGCTGCGCCCCGGGCTGCTGCGCGGCGCGAGCCGGGCCTGGCTGCCGGTCGGACGGCGGGTCGCGATCGTCGGCGGCGACCTGGTCGCCGTGGAGCTCGCAGAGTTCCTCGCCGGCCGCGGCCGGCTGGTCACCGTGCTGGAGCCGGGCGACGTGCTCGCGCCGGAGGTCGGCTGGAAGCGCCGCACCGAGCACATGGACCGGCTCGACCGGCTCGGCGTGACCGCCCACGCCGGCGCGGTCACCGAGCGGGTCGTCCCCGGCGGGCTGGTCTTCCGGCCCGCGGGCGGCACCGCCCGCGAGCTGCGCGCCGACACGGTCCTGCTCGCCGGCGAGGCCCGCCCCGACCTCGCCCTGCACGACGCGCTGGCGGCGCGGCTGCCCGGCGTACCCCTCACACCTCTGGGCGACTGCACCGGCCTCGGCCTGATCCGCGGCGCGGTCGAGTCCGCCGCCCGCGCGGCCCACGCCCTCTGA
- a CDS encoding metallophosphoesterase, whose product MQLGQHPAPTHTIAHLSDPHLLSGGTRQYGVVDTEAGLVRALERLAHAHPAPQALVFTGDLADKAEPAAYARLREIVEPAAAAMGAEVIWTMGNHDDRATYSRALFGLEPDHPEATQDRVHDVAGLRVVALDTSVPGYHHGEVTEAQLDWLAGVLATPAEHGTVLAMHHPPVPTPMLRAAELIELADQDRLAAVLAGTDVRTILAGHLHYSTYSTFAGIPVSVASASCYSADPAPMERFLSGVDGHQSFTMMHVYADRVVQTIVPLAEAPELTGFPSDVVAQLEALTHDERREHISRKDSAFNTDLESHEPR is encoded by the coding sequence GTGCAGCTCGGCCAACACCCCGCCCCCACCCACACCATCGCCCACCTCAGCGACCCGCACCTGCTCTCCGGGGGCACCCGGCAGTACGGCGTCGTCGACACCGAGGCCGGCCTGGTCCGCGCCCTGGAGCGGCTCGCGCACGCGCACCCGGCACCGCAGGCCCTGGTCTTCACCGGCGACCTCGCCGACAAGGCCGAGCCGGCGGCGTACGCCCGGCTCCGCGAGATCGTCGAGCCGGCGGCCGCGGCGATGGGGGCCGAGGTCATCTGGACGATGGGCAACCACGACGACCGGGCGACGTACTCGCGGGCGCTCTTCGGCCTCGAGCCCGACCACCCCGAGGCGACCCAGGACCGCGTGCACGACGTGGCGGGGCTGCGGGTCGTCGCCCTGGACACCAGCGTCCCCGGCTACCACCACGGCGAGGTCACCGAGGCGCAGCTCGACTGGCTCGCCGGCGTGCTCGCGACCCCGGCCGAGCACGGCACGGTGCTGGCGATGCACCACCCGCCGGTGCCGACGCCGATGCTGCGCGCCGCCGAACTGATCGAGCTCGCCGACCAGGACCGGCTCGCCGCGGTGCTGGCGGGCACCGACGTCCGGACCATCCTGGCCGGGCACCTGCACTACTCGACGTACTCCACCTTCGCGGGGATCCCGGTCTCGGTGGCCTCGGCGAGCTGCTACTCCGCCGACCCGGCCCCGATGGAGCGGTTCCTCTCCGGGGTCGACGGCCACCAGTCGTTCACGATGATGCACGTGTACGCCGACCGCGTGGTGCAGACGATCGTCCCGCTGGCCGAGGCGCCGGAGCTGACCGGCTTCCCCTCCGACGTGGTCGCCCAGCTCGAGGCGCTCACCCACGACGAGCGGCGCGAGCACATCTCCCGCAAGGACTCGGCCTTCAACACCGACCTGGAGTCGCACGAGCCCCGCTGA